The Candidatus Tanganyikabacteria bacterium genome has a segment encoding these proteins:
- a CDS encoding tetratricopeptide repeat protein yields MARNHSLYWMRDLAGRRAAALQPGTARTLLRPMLAYCSAQWQAETLDLARHALAAAQLYVDLAEPDQALGFLGKALPILERQTAGRAADLAAAHLAAGEAHLLAGGPGPALEHLLAAAGFRGLFGEPDEAPELALKLALAYAHLAAVPQALQFARWALGFQQRRHGVLHLRTAITNFLLAQLIGEDSGFAADSHAEREVLLRRAIGTLRQTRLDDAFLGHGLIALGELHVDMGDLHGAIATLEEAVTVVKRCRGQQHVHLAWAKAALGQARARSGHREAADGLLRQALDIARAQPFPDRALLEAILDPLAKVSYDLMRLSDHVELSDELKRLRSLRGRPDAAELPREAAPESLPAFAALAWSQDDPGDRQLASLG; encoded by the coding sequence ATGGCTCGCAATCACTCGCTGTACTGGATGCGCGATCTCGCCGGCCGGCGTGCGGCCGCGCTCCAGCCCGGGACGGCCCGGACCTTGCTCAGGCCGATGCTGGCCTACTGCAGCGCGCAATGGCAGGCCGAAACGCTCGATCTCGCCCGCCACGCGCTTGCGGCCGCACAGCTCTACGTGGACCTGGCGGAGCCCGACCAGGCGCTCGGTTTCCTCGGCAAGGCCCTGCCCATCCTGGAGCGGCAGACGGCCGGCCGGGCCGCCGACCTGGCTGCCGCCCACCTCGCCGCCGGCGAGGCCCACCTTCTGGCGGGCGGGCCGGGGCCCGCCCTCGAGCACCTGCTAGCCGCCGCGGGCTTTCGCGGGCTGTTCGGCGAACCGGATGAAGCGCCGGAGCTGGCACTCAAGCTGGCGCTGGCCTACGCGCACCTGGCTGCCGTCCCGCAAGCGCTCCAGTTCGCTCGCTGGGCTCTGGGCTTCCAGCAGCGCCGCCACGGCGTCCTTCACCTGCGCACCGCCATCACGAATTTCCTTCTTGCGCAGCTCATCGGCGAAGACTCGGGCTTCGCGGCCGATTCCCACGCGGAGCGCGAGGTCCTCCTGCGGCGCGCCATCGGCACGTTGCGCCAGACGAGGCTCGACGACGCGTTCCTCGGCCACGGGCTGATCGCGCTGGGCGAGTTGCACGTGGACATGGGCGACCTCCACGGGGCCATCGCGACGCTGGAAGAAGCCGTGACGGTCGTGAAGCGGTGTCGGGGACAGCAGCACGTTCATCTGGCCTGGGCGAAGGCCGCTCTCGGGCAGGCGCGCGCCCGCTCCGGTCATCGAGAAGCGGCCGACGGCCTGCTGCGCCAGGCGCTGGACATCGCCCGCGCGCAGCCCTTCCCCGATCGCGCCTTGCTCGAAGCCATCCTCGATCCGCTCGCCAAGGTCAGCTACGACCTGATGCGCCTCTCCGACCACGTGGAACTGTCGGACGAGCTCAAGCGCCTCCGCAGCCTGCGCGGCCGGCCGGACGCCGCGGAGCTGCCGCGGGAAGCCGCTCCTGAATCGCTTCCCGCCTTTGCCGCGCTGGCCTGGAGCCAGGACGACCCCGGCGATCGCCAGCTGGCCTCCCTGGGCTGA
- a CDS encoding right-handed parallel beta-helix repeat-containing protein, which produces MRTNAAKVAFILLGAALAAPLAVRAATPGGVIQVGRGQSVQAALGKAVPGETVVFDGVHTERVTVPEGVTLRGLAGSALEAEEGPVVLVSKVKGVRLLNVTVRVTKPGAYLGEGAVAVLDAEAEIGSCRVIGPQGDAPIGVGIAVRGKSRALVTGNHVERFFMAGIGFYGQAAGEASGNRSTLNRFAGIEASGSGDLWIRKNALEDNGVAVKLVAGGKTVIEQNVCKRNAGGVEILGDAHPTVADNTFEGGEGPQIAFRDTAEGVADSNELRLTKGGIEVSGSAAPRLRGNHIEALQGAAPAIAFLDLARGAAEGNVIRKNGGPGIVAKGASRPAVARNEIVENAGDGVLVTDKSLASVDRNTVKGNGRFGFAVAGEASPSLSFNLARDNASGGFSIGGGSAGMLEGNVSSGRQPLGFTVGDEAAPFMVRNTAEGNAGNGFAFGGRARGAAVANVSRANGGAGFEVADDAAPSLRENSAGENRGAGIAYLGKGAGQAIGNLCHANRSDGIRVTGEVSPALRRNVLSANSGAGIAILDAARPEAAGNECKHNLQAGILVDGKASPQLRENVVEAAWTPAGSPPDAVLESAGRADDPEGIVFRGDAGGVADSNVCRRNPGSGIRVAGNASPLLVRNTLEANQSGIILGGKSGAQVEKNVSRDNWRNGIEVTEEASPSLSDNAASGNRIGIAYFRKAGGVARTNTLRDNKYAGLAVVGEARPVLRENVIEENRTGIRFEARATGEAWANVCRKNLWTGIWVQEDASPSLQGNSLEGNFGAAIVFSDFARGEAVGNTCKGSQFPRYKGLEGEGIVVQGRAAPRLARNQIEGNHRHGILYREQSGGGAADNRIVGNGGAGIALLGESDPALTHNVLVSNRVGISYADRAGGSAVDSLVRSSVTDGVAVLDWAAPQILRNTVVENGEAGLRVLRRASPKLGGNVVTRNRVGVATDQVDFPRPWSAGDSLIKDNRGQNFDGQVPGGVAATRSLTFVSEADLVLAGEAGGPDPSLGWPGPTGRATQVVAPLPAPAEAPATASPAAAEATPASPSIPAPAPAATASLPSR; this is translated from the coding sequence ATGCGAACCAATGCCGCCAAGGTTGCTTTCATCCTGCTCGGCGCCGCGCTAGCGGCGCCGCTCGCCGTTCGAGCGGCCACGCCCGGGGGCGTCATCCAGGTTGGGCGCGGCCAGTCCGTGCAGGCGGCCCTCGGCAAGGCGGTCCCTGGCGAGACGGTGGTCTTCGACGGCGTCCACACCGAGCGGGTGACCGTGCCGGAGGGAGTCACGCTCCGCGGCCTGGCCGGATCCGCTCTGGAGGCCGAGGAAGGGCCGGTGGTACTGGTCTCGAAGGTCAAGGGCGTGCGCCTGCTGAATGTGACGGTGCGCGTGACCAAGCCGGGCGCCTACCTGGGGGAAGGCGCGGTCGCGGTTCTGGATGCCGAGGCCGAGATCGGCTCGTGCCGCGTGATCGGGCCCCAGGGAGACGCCCCCATCGGCGTCGGGATCGCCGTGCGGGGGAAGAGCCGCGCGCTGGTGACGGGGAACCACGTCGAGCGGTTCTTCATGGCGGGCATCGGGTTCTACGGCCAGGCGGCCGGCGAGGCGTCGGGCAATCGCTCGACGCTCAACCGCTTCGCGGGGATCGAGGCGAGCGGATCGGGCGATCTCTGGATTCGCAAGAACGCCCTCGAGGACAACGGTGTCGCGGTCAAACTGGTGGCCGGGGGAAAGACCGTCATCGAGCAGAACGTCTGCAAGCGTAACGCGGGTGGCGTCGAGATTCTTGGCGACGCGCACCCTACCGTGGCCGACAACACCTTCGAGGGCGGTGAGGGCCCGCAGATCGCATTCCGCGACACGGCCGAGGGCGTGGCCGACAGCAACGAACTGCGCCTGACCAAGGGCGGCATCGAGGTCTCCGGCTCCGCGGCGCCGCGCCTGCGCGGCAACCACATCGAGGCGTTGCAGGGCGCCGCCCCGGCCATCGCCTTCCTCGACCTGGCCCGGGGGGCGGCCGAGGGTAACGTCATCCGCAAGAACGGCGGGCCGGGAATCGTCGCGAAGGGGGCTTCGCGGCCGGCCGTGGCACGCAACGAGATCGTGGAGAACGCGGGCGACGGCGTCCTGGTGACCGACAAGAGCCTGGCGTCGGTCGATCGCAACACCGTCAAGGGCAACGGTCGCTTCGGCTTCGCCGTCGCCGGCGAAGCGTCGCCGTCGCTGTCATTCAATCTGGCGCGGGATAACGCGTCGGGCGGCTTCTCGATCGGCGGCGGATCGGCCGGCATGCTCGAAGGCAACGTCAGTTCCGGCCGGCAACCGCTGGGCTTCACGGTCGGCGACGAGGCGGCGCCCTTCATGGTGCGCAACACCGCGGAAGGGAACGCGGGCAACGGCTTCGCCTTCGGCGGCAGGGCTCGCGGGGCGGCCGTGGCCAACGTCTCGCGGGCCAACGGCGGCGCGGGCTTCGAGGTCGCCGACGACGCCGCGCCGTCGCTGCGCGAGAACAGCGCGGGCGAGAACCGGGGCGCGGGCATCGCCTACCTGGGCAAGGGCGCGGGCCAGGCCATCGGCAACCTGTGCCACGCCAACCGTTCCGACGGCATTCGCGTGACCGGCGAGGTGTCGCCGGCACTGCGCCGGAACGTCCTGTCCGCGAACAGCGGCGCGGGCATCGCCATCCTGGACGCGGCGCGCCCGGAGGCCGCCGGCAACGAGTGCAAGCACAACCTGCAAGCCGGCATCCTGGTCGACGGCAAGGCTTCGCCGCAACTCCGCGAGAACGTGGTCGAGGCCGCGTGGACGCCTGCCGGTTCGCCGCCGGACGCCGTCCTGGAATCCGCCGGCCGGGCGGACGATCCCGAGGGCATCGTCTTCCGGGGCGACGCCGGCGGCGTGGCCGATTCCAACGTCTGCCGGCGAAACCCCGGAAGCGGCATCCGGGTCGCGGGGAACGCTTCGCCGCTCCTGGTACGCAACACGCTTGAAGCCAACCAGTCCGGCATCATCCTCGGCGGCAAGTCCGGCGCCCAGGTCGAGAAGAACGTGAGCCGGGACAACTGGCGCAACGGCATCGAGGTGACCGAGGAGGCCTCGCCGTCGCTGTCCGACAACGCCGCGTCCGGCAACCGCATCGGCATCGCCTACTTCCGCAAGGCCGGCGGCGTCGCCCGGACCAACACGCTGCGCGACAACAAGTACGCCGGCCTGGCCGTGGTGGGCGAGGCGCGGCCGGTGCTCCGCGAAAACGTGATCGAGGAGAACCGGACCGGCATCCGTTTCGAGGCGCGGGCGACGGGCGAAGCGTGGGCCAACGTGTGCCGCAAGAACCTCTGGACCGGCATCTGGGTGCAGGAAGACGCGAGCCCCAGCCTGCAGGGCAACTCCCTGGAGGGAAACTTCGGCGCGGCCATCGTCTTCTCGGACTTCGCCAGGGGCGAAGCGGTCGGTAACACCTGCAAGGGTAGCCAGTTCCCGCGCTACAAGGGCCTCGAGGGCGAGGGCATCGTCGTGCAAGGCCGCGCGGCGCCGCGCCTGGCCCGCAACCAGATCGAGGGGAACCACCGCCACGGCATCCTGTACCGGGAGCAATCGGGCGGCGGCGCGGCCGACAACCGGATCGTCGGCAACGGCGGCGCGGGGATCGCCCTGCTGGGCGAGAGCGACCCGGCCCTCACGCACAACGTGCTGGTTTCCAACCGCGTCGGCATCTCGTACGCCGATCGCGCGGGCGGAAGCGCGGTGGACAGCCTCGTGCGATCGAGCGTGACCGACGGCGTTGCCGTGCTCGACTGGGCGGCTCCGCAGATCCTGCGCAACACCGTCGTCGAGAATGGCGAGGCGGGCCTGCGCGTCCTGCGCAGGGCCTCGCCCAAGCTGGGCGGAAACGTCGTGACGCGCAACCGCGTGGGCGTCGCGACCGACCAGGTGGACTTCCCGCGGCCGTGGTCGGCCGGCGACAGCCTGATCAAGGACAATCGCGGCCAGAACTTCGACGGCCAGGTGCCTGGCGGCGTGGCGGCCACCCGGAGTCTGACGTTCGTGTCAGAGGCCGATCTCGTCCTTGCGGGCGAGGCGGGCGGGCCGGATCCCTCACTGGGCTGGCCGGGACCCACCGGCCGCGCCACCCAGGTCGTCGCGCCGCTGCCGGCGCCGGCGGAAGCGCCCGCCACGGCCTCGCCGGCGGCCGCCGAGGCGACGCCGGCATCACCTTCAATCCCGGCGCCCGCGCCGGCCGCGACGGCCTCGCTCCCGTCCCGGTAG
- a CDS encoding NADH-quinone oxidoreductase subunit M, with amino-acid sequence MNSYLLTAVLAIPLLGALLTALFGPADPKGPRAIALMSTIASLVATAALALTRFDPVASGLQLEDMVAWLPGLKISYHVGVDGLSMAMLLLNALLCCVAVVASWNVRERPTMYFVLFQILQAGVAGVFAAQDLLLFFVAWELELIPMYFLIAIWGGARREYAAMKFLLYTLAGSALMLVAFIGLYLIASNNADMSVILSQHKNALHGTALAWAELPLFLFLFVGFAVKLPSFPFHTWLPDAHVEASTPISVILAGILLKMGAYGLIRFNWTLFPELVKDLAPWLLALGAFNILYGALVAMRQTDMKKLIAYSSVSHMGFVLLGLAALNSAGINGAIFQMVSHGLITAMLFLGVGVVYDHTHTRDIEKLGGLAERMPVAAFLMIVASLASLGLPGLSGFVAEFLAFLGGFQANPAVTTAAAVGVVLTAFYMLFMVQRVYFQQLKPENTQVVDCSLREALPQAILAVLVLAIGCYPALLGHTVNSFVVAYMPGLGL; translated from the coding sequence ATGAACTCCTACCTCCTCACCGCGGTACTCGCGATCCCCCTCCTGGGCGCCCTGCTCACGGCCCTGTTCGGCCCCGCCGATCCCAAGGGGCCGCGCGCCATCGCCCTGATGAGCACGATCGCGTCCCTGGTCGCCACCGCGGCCCTCGCGCTGACGCGCTTCGATCCGGTTGCCTCCGGCCTGCAACTCGAAGACATGGTCGCCTGGCTCCCGGGCCTCAAGATCAGCTACCACGTGGGCGTGGACGGCCTGTCCATGGCCATGTTGCTGCTCAATGCCCTGCTGTGCTGCGTCGCCGTGGTCGCCTCCTGGAACGTGCGGGAGCGCCCGACGATGTACTTCGTCCTTTTCCAGATCCTGCAGGCGGGCGTGGCGGGCGTCTTCGCCGCGCAGGACCTGCTCCTGTTCTTCGTCGCCTGGGAACTCGAGCTCATCCCGATGTACTTCCTCATCGCCATCTGGGGTGGCGCCAGGCGCGAGTACGCGGCGATGAAGTTCCTGCTCTACACGCTGGCGGGTTCGGCCCTGATGCTGGTGGCCTTCATCGGGCTGTACCTGATCGCGTCCAACAACGCCGACATGTCGGTCATCCTCTCGCAGCACAAGAATGCGCTGCACGGCACCGCTCTGGCGTGGGCCGAACTGCCGCTCTTCCTGTTCCTCTTCGTGGGCTTCGCCGTGAAGCTCCCGAGCTTCCCCTTCCACACCTGGCTGCCGGACGCGCATGTCGAGGCATCCACGCCCATCTCGGTGATCCTGGCCGGCATCCTCCTCAAGATGGGAGCCTACGGCCTCATCCGCTTCAACTGGACCCTGTTCCCCGAACTGGTCAAGGATCTGGCGCCATGGCTGCTTGCGCTGGGCGCGTTCAACATCCTCTACGGCGCACTGGTCGCGATGCGCCAGACCGACATGAAGAAGCTCATCGCATACAGTTCGGTGAGCCACATGGGCTTCGTGCTCCTGGGTCTGGCGGCCCTCAACTCGGCCGGCATCAACGGCGCGATCTTCCAGATGGTCAGCCATGGCCTCATCACGGCGATGCTCTTCCTGGGGGTCGGGGTGGTCTACGACCATACCCACACGCGGGACATCGAGAAACTCGGCGGCCTGGCCGAGCGCATGCCGGTGGCGGCGTTCCTGATGATCGTCGCGAGTCTGGCGTCGCTCGGCCTCCCCGGCCTATCGGGCTTCGTGGCCGAGTTCCTGGCCTTCCTCGGAGGGTTCCAGGCGAATCCCGCCGTGACGACCGCCGCGGCGGTGGGGGTCGTACTCACGGCATTCTACATGCTGTTCATGGTGCAACGCGTGTACTTCCAGCAGCTCAAGCCCGAGAACACCCAGGTCGTCGATTGCTCGCTCCGCGAGGCGTTGCCGCAAGCGATCCTGGCCGTCCTCGTCCTCGCGATCGGCTGCTATCCCGCGTTGCTGGGCCACACGGTGAACTCCTTCGTCGTGGCCTACATGCCGGGATTAGGGCTGTAG
- a CDS encoding YihY/virulence factor BrkB family protein, producing the protein MNLPDLREAGGRAFRAARAAYDFALEVGAEYAKDQGPTLAAALAFYAAFSLFPLLLGLIAVAANFVSPEQAQDIVFRYSTMLLASQRDFLAGTVRGVVEARGTLGVLAAIVLLWSGKNLFLALEDTLERVYEMRRLGGIWGTVWANARAMAFTVLTSMAVVAVAALVWGLQAVLAFDLPWLPDVPRHRLQAALDLFQIVLPSLTAGGGLVLLYRYLPARRLAWRQAILSACVAAVLWQPVSLALAWYLGEFARLNAVYGPISGVMGFYLWLNLTGSIVILAAEIGAVYCRRVSGVKSSFT; encoded by the coding sequence ATGAACCTGCCGGACTTGCGCGAGGCGGGAGGCCGGGCGTTCCGGGCCGCGCGCGCGGCCTACGACTTCGCTCTCGAGGTGGGCGCGGAATATGCCAAGGACCAGGGCCCGACGCTTGCGGCCGCCCTCGCGTTCTACGCGGCGTTCAGTCTCTTTCCCCTGCTCCTGGGACTTATCGCCGTGGCCGCCAACTTCGTATCGCCCGAGCAGGCGCAGGACATCGTGTTCCGCTACTCGACGATGCTCCTGGCCAGCCAGCGGGACTTCCTGGCCGGCACGGTCCGCGGGGTGGTGGAGGCACGCGGCACCCTGGGAGTGCTGGCGGCGATCGTCCTCCTGTGGTCCGGGAAGAACCTCTTCCTGGCCCTGGAGGACACGCTCGAGCGGGTCTACGAGATGCGGCGCCTCGGCGGAATCTGGGGAACCGTCTGGGCGAACGCCCGCGCGATGGCCTTCACCGTCCTGACCAGCATGGCCGTCGTGGCGGTGGCGGCCCTGGTATGGGGCCTCCAGGCGGTGCTCGCGTTCGACCTCCCCTGGCTGCCGGACGTGCCGCGCCATCGCCTCCAGGCCGCTCTGGACCTGTTCCAGATCGTCCTGCCGTCCCTGACGGCGGGAGGCGGCCTGGTCCTGCTCTACCGCTACCTGCCCGCCCGCCGCCTGGCGTGGCGCCAGGCGATCCTTTCCGCCTGCGTGGCGGCGGTGCTCTGGCAGCCGGTATCCCTCGCGCTGGCCTGGTATCTGGGGGAATTCGCCCGCCTGAACGCGGTATACGGGCCCATCAGCGGCGTGATGGGCTTCTACCTCTGGCTCAACCTGACCGGCAGCATCGTGATCCTGGCCGCGGAGATCGGCGCCGTGTACTGCCGGCGAGTCTCGGGCGTGAAGTCCTCCTTCACCTAG
- the gatC gene encoding Asp-tRNA(Asn)/Glu-tRNA(Gln) amidotransferase subunit GatC, giving the protein MSDITVETVRHVAKLACLALTAEEELRYTEQLGKILDYVRQLSELDTSGQEPTSHAIPIANVLRPDIPRPGLERADLLAAAPQAEQGMFRVPKIL; this is encoded by the coding sequence ATGAGCGACATTACCGTCGAGACCGTCAGGCACGTGGCCAAGCTGGCGTGCCTCGCCCTGACCGCCGAGGAGGAATTGCGGTACACCGAGCAACTCGGCAAGATACTCGATTACGTGCGGCAACTCTCGGAGCTGGACACGAGCGGTCAAGAGCCCACCAGCCACGCCATTCCGATTGCCAACGTCCTCCGGCCGGACATCCCCCGCCCGGGTCTGGAGCGCGCTGACTTGCTAGCCGCCGCGCCGCAGGCCGAGCAGGGGATGTTTCGGGTACCGAAGATCCTCTGA
- a CDS encoding NADH-quinone oxidoreductase subunit N, which produces MPFDLAVVAPELLVTFLAVAVLCWDWVTGRKRSLGMLALFGLLAVGGVIIGQMAAGGGVGTTLAGMFFGDQFGLLLRLGVALSAALVVALSLDFVGERPYGGEFYALLLMAVLGAMLAVTAGDLVEIFLAVELLSIASYVLSGWAKEERRGAEAALKYLLFGGTSSGLYLMGAALLFGITGTTQLQAMAGQLQGAQGPFAGVALLGGLLAIAGLGYKVAAVPFHGWTPDVYEGAPVPVAAFLSVGSKIAGFAVLVRLLTLGLPSLASHWQIVVALVSVASMTFGNLVALTQSNVKRMLGYSSIAQAGYLLLGLVAAASVKTESVGLAAMVFYLLGYVFMNLGAFAVVTAYAHLTGREEMRDYAGLAVRSPWLAFFMLVCMVSLAGLPPFVGFWGKFYLFAAVVQFAQETASPIYLWLAVIGVLNSVVSMYYYMRIPKAMYLEKGDSTEPLLPLPALSATAFVGAVGAFAMFIFPQPVWEQALAAVRTLL; this is translated from the coding sequence ATGCCGTTCGATCTCGCAGTCGTCGCCCCTGAACTACTCGTCACCTTCCTCGCGGTCGCGGTGCTGTGCTGGGACTGGGTGACCGGCAGGAAGCGTTCCCTGGGCATGCTCGCGCTCTTCGGGCTCCTGGCGGTCGGCGGCGTCATCATCGGCCAGATGGCGGCAGGCGGCGGCGTCGGGACCACGCTGGCGGGCATGTTCTTCGGCGACCAGTTCGGCTTGCTGCTGCGGCTCGGGGTCGCGCTGAGCGCCGCCTTGGTGGTCGCGCTGTCGCTGGATTTCGTGGGCGAGCGGCCGTATGGCGGCGAGTTCTACGCCCTGCTGCTGATGGCGGTGCTGGGCGCCATGCTTGCCGTCACCGCCGGAGATCTCGTCGAGATCTTCCTGGCGGTCGAGTTGCTCAGCATAGCCAGCTACGTGCTATCCGGCTGGGCGAAGGAGGAGCGGCGCGGCGCCGAGGCGGCGCTCAAGTACTTGCTGTTCGGCGGCACGAGCTCGGGACTCTACCTGATGGGAGCCGCCCTGCTGTTCGGCATCACGGGCACCACCCAGCTCCAGGCCATGGCGGGCCAGTTGCAGGGCGCACAGGGCCCCTTCGCCGGCGTGGCGCTCCTGGGCGGTCTGCTCGCGATCGCCGGCCTCGGCTACAAGGTGGCCGCCGTGCCGTTCCACGGCTGGACCCCCGATGTCTACGAGGGCGCACCGGTGCCGGTCGCGGCGTTCCTCTCGGTCGGCTCGAAGATCGCCGGCTTCGCGGTCCTGGTCCGCCTGCTCACGCTGGGCCTGCCCAGCCTGGCGAGCCACTGGCAGATCGTGGTGGCTCTGGTCAGCGTGGCCTCGATGACGTTCGGCAACCTCGTCGCCCTGACGCAGTCCAACGTCAAGCGGATGCTCGGCTACTCCAGCATCGCGCAGGCGGGCTACCTCCTGCTCGGCCTGGTGGCCGCGGCGAGCGTCAAGACCGAGAGCGTCGGCCTGGCGGCGATGGTCTTCTACCTGCTCGGCTACGTGTTCATGAACCTCGGCGCCTTCGCGGTGGTCACGGCGTACGCCCACCTCACGGGGCGGGAGGAGATGCGCGACTACGCCGGCCTGGCGGTTCGGAGCCCCTGGCTCGCGTTCTTCATGCTGGTGTGCATGGTGAGCCTCGCGGGCCTGCCGCCGTTCGTCGGCTTCTGGGGCAAGTTCTACCTCTTCGCCGCGGTGGTGCAGTTCGCCCAGGAGACGGCCAGCCCGATCTACCTGTGGCTGGCGGTGATCGGCGTGCTGAATTCCGTCGTCTCGATGTACTACTACATGCGCATCCCCAAGGCCATGTACCTGGAAAAGGGCGACTCGACCGAACCGCTCCTGCCCTTGCCGGCGCTATCTGCCACGGCGTTCGTGGGCGCGGTCGGCGCGTTCGCGATGTTCATCTTCCCGCAGCCGGTCTGGGAGCAGGCTCTGGCCGCGGTGCGGACCTTGCTGTAG
- a CDS encoding RNA-binding S4 domain-containing protein — translation MRLDKWLKVARVIKRRTIANEVCDNGRISINGRVAKASAEVQEGDRLVVQFGSRKLALIVLSVPAGAIAASQAASLYRIEEQSPDLDLAQL, via the coding sequence ATGCGCCTGGATAAATGGCTCAAGGTGGCCCGCGTCATCAAGCGCCGGACCATCGCCAACGAAGTTTGCGACAACGGACGCATCTCGATCAATGGCCGCGTCGCCAAGGCGAGCGCCGAGGTGCAAGAAGGTGACCGGTTGGTCGTGCAGTTCGGTAGTCGCAAGCTCGCGCTCATCGTGCTCTCGGTTCCGGCCGGGGCGATCGCCGCGAGCCAGGCCGCATCGCTGTACAGGATCGAGGAGCAATCGCCCGATCTCGATCTCGCCCAACTCTAG